A portion of the Chromobacterium sp. IIBBL 290-4 genome contains these proteins:
- a CDS encoding family 20 glycosylhydrolase, translating to MRKLGKLSAAVLALGSAWVWAGAPDAGSLGNSLSLRVAVDSNRGAAAGAPCADLGADWALCLKGRLILQNKGGNAIAAGSGWSLYLHSIRRILKLDTPQFAIRHITGDLYQLTPTAAFQGLAAGQRLELPLIDEYWLLQESDVLPRPYVVVDGQPPVLLSDNSSDDASYLLPLAGDNWKNPAGEQRPLVTLEQRYLNFTQRGPQLSAAQVANRVIPAVKRQQLGGGQLNVRGLSFNLSGLSWEQGQALSTRAAQLGLREGGVRLEGKVVGSSLPADVAVAGGYRLRIGERGVVVEGYDAAGVFYGVQTLFGLLPQQGGKVQWMTVEDAPRYGYRGLMADLARNFKHPATLHRLLDQMSAYKLNKLHLHLSDDEGWRLQIPGLPELTAVGGRRCHDLSETRCLLPQLGSGPDNQSGGGYLSRDEYINLVRYAQARFIEVIPEFDMPAHARAAVVSMEARYRRLSAEGKPQAAEEYRLLDPQDKSNTLSVQFYDHRTYLNPCVPGSERFVAKLVSEVAQMHREAGQPLQTWHFGGDEAKNILLGGGFQDVSGSDPGKGKVKMSEQDKPWGRSPACQAQIAKGTLRSVDDLPLRFAQTASRIVAQQGIATMAAWQDGVSGASASSDFATQHTMVTEWGTVFWGAAQAANGFAAKGFQTVLAMPDYLYFDFPYELNPREHGYYWASRDTDSYKVFSFAPDNLPQNAEVMPDRQGQPFAVTSSAAPARFAGMQGQAWGEIVRNDATFEQRVYPRMLALAERAWHQAAWERPYKVGETYQLGMTHLVDKAALNADWQQFAAVLGWREAPKLERAGVGYRVPLPAVAQGANGLAVTCEWPGARLQYSNDGQSWQVYQPGQNVQARYWRGASQDGMRFSRVEGQSQQR from the coding sequence ATGAGAAAGCTTGGGAAGTTGAGCGCCGCGGTGCTGGCGTTAGGTTCTGCATGGGTTTGGGCTGGCGCGCCTGATGCTGGCTCGTTGGGCAATAGCCTGTCGCTGCGTGTGGCGGTGGACAGCAATCGCGGCGCGGCGGCGGGCGCGCCTTGCGCCGACCTGGGAGCTGATTGGGCGCTTTGTCTCAAAGGCCGCCTGATATTGCAGAATAAAGGCGGCAATGCTATTGCCGCAGGAAGCGGCTGGAGTCTATATCTGCACAGCATTCGGCGGATCTTGAAGCTGGATACGCCGCAATTCGCTATTCGCCACATCACTGGCGACCTGTATCAACTGACGCCAACTGCCGCTTTCCAAGGCCTGGCGGCAGGGCAGCGCCTGGAGTTGCCGTTGATTGACGAGTATTGGCTGCTGCAAGAAAGCGACGTGCTGCCGCGCCCTTATGTCGTGGTGGATGGGCAGCCGCCTGTCTTGTTGAGCGACAACAGCAGCGATGACGCCAGCTATTTGCTCCCTTTGGCTGGCGATAACTGGAAGAATCCGGCGGGCGAGCAACGCCCGCTCGTGACCTTGGAGCAACGCTACCTAAACTTTACGCAGCGCGGCCCGCAATTATCGGCCGCGCAAGTCGCCAACCGGGTGATACCGGCGGTCAAGCGCCAGCAACTGGGCGGCGGCCAGCTGAATGTCCGCGGCCTGAGCTTTAATCTGTCCGGGTTGTCGTGGGAGCAAGGGCAAGCTTTGTCTACTCGGGCGGCGCAGTTGGGTTTGCGCGAAGGCGGCGTGAGGTTGGAAGGAAAGGTCGTCGGATCGAGTTTGCCGGCGGATGTGGCAGTAGCCGGCGGTTACAGGCTGCGGATAGGGGAGCGCGGCGTGGTAGTGGAAGGTTATGACGCCGCCGGGGTGTTTTATGGAGTACAGACCTTGTTTGGCCTGCTGCCTCAGCAGGGCGGCAAAGTGCAATGGATGACGGTGGAGGACGCGCCGCGTTACGGCTATCGCGGTTTGATGGCGGACCTTGCGCGCAACTTCAAGCATCCTGCCACATTGCATCGCCTGCTGGATCAGATGTCGGCATACAAGCTCAACAAACTGCACCTGCATTTGTCGGATGACGAAGGCTGGCGCTTGCAGATTCCCGGCTTGCCGGAGCTGACGGCAGTCGGCGGGCGACGTTGCCATGATTTGAGCGAAACACGCTGTTTGCTGCCGCAGCTGGGCTCGGGGCCGGATAATCAGTCAGGCGGCGGTTATCTGAGCCGCGACGAATATATCAATCTGGTGCGTTACGCCCAGGCGCGGTTTATCGAGGTCATTCCCGAGTTCGACATGCCCGCGCATGCGCGAGCCGCTGTTGTGTCGATGGAGGCTAGGTACCGGCGCTTGTCCGCCGAGGGCAAACCGCAGGCCGCGGAGGAGTATCGCCTGCTGGACCCTCAGGATAAATCCAACACCTTGTCGGTGCAGTTCTACGACCATCGCACCTATCTCAATCCTTGCGTGCCGGGCAGCGAGCGGTTTGTCGCTAAATTAGTGTCGGAAGTGGCGCAGATGCATCGCGAGGCCGGGCAGCCGCTGCAGACTTGGCACTTCGGCGGCGACGAGGCCAAGAACATTCTGTTAGGCGGTGGTTTTCAGGATGTCAGCGGCAGCGATCCCGGCAAGGGCAAAGTCAAGATGAGCGAGCAGGACAAGCCTTGGGGCCGCTCGCCCGCGTGCCAGGCGCAAATCGCCAAGGGGACTTTGCGCAGCGTCGACGATCTGCCCTTGAGGTTCGCGCAGACGGCTAGCCGCATCGTAGCCCAGCAGGGCATAGCCACGATGGCTGCTTGGCAGGATGGGGTGAGCGGCGCCTCCGCCTCATCTGATTTCGCCACTCAGCATACCATGGTGACCGAATGGGGCACGGTGTTCTGGGGCGCGGCGCAGGCGGCCAATGGCTTTGCCGCCAAAGGTTTCCAGACGGTGCTGGCGATGCCGGACTATCTGTATTTCGACTTCCCCTATGAGTTGAACCCGCGCGAGCACGGCTATTACTGGGCTTCGCGCGATACCGACAGTTACAAGGTGTTCAGCTTCGCGCCGGATAATCTGCCGCAAAACGCGGAAGTCATGCCTGATCGTCAAGGCCAGCCGTTCGCCGTGACCAGCAGCGCCGCCCCGGCGCGCTTCGCCGGCATGCAAGGCCAGGCTTGGGGCGAGATCGTCCGCAATGACGCCACTTTCGAGCAGCGCGTTTATCCGCGCATGTTGGCCTTGGCCGAGCGCGCCTGGCACCAGGCCGCGTGGGAGCGTCCTTATAAGGTGGGAGAAACTTACCAGTTGGGCATGACGCACTTGGTTGACAAAGCTGCGCTCAATGCCGACTGGCAGCAATTCGCCGCCGTGCTCGGCTGGCGCGAGGCGCCAAAGCTTGAGCGCGCCGGTGTTGGCTATCGCGTGCCTTTGCCGGCGGTGGCGCAGGGCGCGAACGGCTTGGCTGTCACCTGCGAATGGCCGGGCGCGCGCTTGCAATACTCCAATGACGGCCAGAGCTGGCAGGTTTATCAGCCGGGGCAGAACGTGCAGGCGCGTTATTGGCGCGGCGCGAGCCAAGACGGCATGCGTTTCAGCCGGGTGGAGGGGCAAAGCCAGCAGCGTTGA
- a CDS encoding AsmA family protein, with translation MKLNSGRLWLRIATYGSAAVVLLLVSIQALIYWQFDEAAVRGALTHALKENGRNVRIDGRITPTVFPYPGIDVEKISVSEAGQPSAIFARAELMRVSLAWIPLLAGNREIKGLELYGPNLTLSRGLDGQLNIADLFQRRSQEGYSVKLDRLRLREGTLLLSDQPTHTDKRLSSISLDAEGLRGTASLSAGALLEDDKRPVRLAINTPLTILDDQVSLPELDAIAISNIQGLGETKLAVSGQYKLNFASLQATGSNVAFTFTSERPSSEVKLTLPQVNASLRELSMPGGTLSAKLSYARSQYQLQAALDNLKLSEGGLYADKLDGEFNWQAGSTKVNVKLNAPFSLAGMNQLQMQPINLTSTITTPALPRGRLIASMAGSLDGDIDEPRLNLRVSGKLDGSDVAASLTQYGLIKPRHEAMLTIGKLDLNRYLPETQGDPVAIFQNTNEIPLDWLDFFDLNGKVAIGELEMGRFRINHISSNVRINPRELELDQMSADIYDGRLQGDATLSRRDVPRLEVKQTLQGMKIRPLLIDLFNFNRLDGKGNGKIAISADGKSFAELRNTLSGEAAFSLNNGALSGIDLVAALKNLPAELKEWNSAAQNDQKTTFSTLSTSLKLDKGIARSQDLKLASQLVNVNGGGKIDLKQSIVDYTMDVQANPQEFARFKGVNVPLKITGPINAPVYALDFNAMVKGKKTEGEKQQALKQQLKKQITTILP, from the coding sequence ATGAAATTGAACTCCGGCCGGCTGTGGTTAAGAATCGCGACTTACGGCTCCGCCGCCGTGGTCTTGCTGCTGGTATCGATCCAAGCCTTGATCTACTGGCAATTCGACGAAGCCGCCGTGCGCGGCGCTCTGACCCACGCCCTAAAAGAAAATGGCCGCAATGTGCGCATAGACGGCCGCATCACGCCTACCGTTTTCCCTTATCCCGGCATCGATGTAGAAAAAATCAGCGTCAGCGAAGCTGGCCAGCCTTCCGCCATCTTCGCGCGCGCGGAATTGATGCGCGTGTCGCTGGCATGGATTCCGCTATTGGCCGGCAATCGCGAAATCAAAGGGCTGGAGCTGTACGGCCCCAATCTGACGCTTTCCAGAGGCCTGGATGGGCAGCTGAACATCGCCGATCTGTTCCAACGCCGCAGCCAGGAAGGCTACAGCGTCAAACTGGACCGCCTGCGCCTGCGCGAAGGCACCCTGCTGCTATCCGACCAGCCCACCCATACCGACAAGCGCCTCTCCAGCATCAGCCTGGATGCGGAAGGCTTGCGCGGCACCGCCAGCCTCAGCGCCGGCGCGCTGCTGGAAGACGACAAGCGCCCGGTCCGCCTGGCCATCAACACTCCGCTGACCATCCTGGACGATCAGGTCAGCCTGCCGGAACTGGACGCCATCGCCATCAGCAATATCCAGGGGCTGGGCGAAACCAAGCTGGCCGTCAGCGGCCAGTACAAACTCAACTTCGCCTCGCTGCAGGCAACCGGCAGCAATGTCGCCTTCACCTTCACCAGCGAGCGCCCAAGCAGCGAAGTGAAGCTGACGCTGCCGCAAGTCAACGCCAGCCTGCGCGAGCTCTCCATGCCCGGCGGGACGCTCAGTGCCAAGCTCAGCTACGCCCGCAGCCAATATCAATTGCAAGCCGCGCTGGACAATCTCAAGCTGAGCGAAGGCGGCCTGTACGCGGACAAGCTGGACGGCGAGTTCAACTGGCAGGCCGGCAGCACCAAGGTCAACGTCAAACTCAACGCGCCCTTCTCGCTGGCCGGCATGAACCAGCTGCAAATGCAGCCTATCAACCTGACCAGCACCATCACCACTCCCGCGCTGCCCCGCGGACGGCTGATCGCCAGCATGGCGGGCTCGCTGGACGGCGATATCGACGAGCCGCGCCTGAACCTGCGCGTTTCCGGCAAGCTCGACGGCTCGGACGTCGCCGCCAGCCTGACCCAGTACGGCTTGATCAAGCCGCGCCATGAAGCGATGCTGACCATAGGCAAGCTGGACCTGAACCGCTATCTGCCGGAAACCCAGGGCGATCCGGTCGCCATCTTCCAGAACACCAACGAGATTCCGCTCGACTGGCTGGACTTCTTCGACCTGAACGGCAAGGTCGCCATCGGCGAACTGGAAATGGGCCGCTTCCGCATCAACCACATCAGCAGCAACGTCCGCATCAATCCGCGCGAGCTGGAGCTGGACCAGATGTCGGCGGACATCTACGACGGCCGCTTGCAAGGCGACGCCACGCTGAGCCGCCGCGACGTGCCGCGCCTGGAGGTCAAGCAGACCCTGCAGGGCATGAAGATCCGCCCGCTGCTGATAGACCTGTTCAACTTCAATCGCCTGGACGGCAAGGGCAACGGCAAGATCGCCATCAGCGCCGACGGCAAATCCTTCGCCGAGCTGCGCAACACGCTGAGCGGCGAGGCGGCGTTCAGCCTCAACAACGGCGCGCTGTCCGGGATTGACTTGGTGGCGGCGCTGAAGAACCTGCCTGCCGAGTTGAAGGAATGGAACAGCGCGGCGCAGAACGATCAGAAAACCACCTTCTCCACGCTGTCCACCAGCCTCAAGCTGGACAAGGGCATCGCCCGCAGCCAGGACCTGAAGCTGGCCTCGCAGCTGGTGAATGTGAACGGCGGCGGCAAGATCGACCTGAAGCAAAGCATCGTCGACTACACCATGGACGTGCAGGCCAACCCGCAAGAGTTCGCCCGCTTCAAAGGCGTCAATGTGCCGCTGAAGATCACGGGGCCGATCAACGCGCCGGTTTACGCGCTGGATTTCAATGCGATGGTGAAAGGCAAGAAAACCGAGGGCGAGAAACAGCAGGCGCTCAAGCAACAGCTGAAAAAGCAGATCACCACCATTCTGCCTTGA
- a CDS encoding monovalent cation:proton antiporter family protein translates to MHSMAPIVLVLLAAVLVVTLCRSLKVPAMLGYLVVGFLAGPGVMSLIPQGEETAFLGEIGIVFMMFTIGLEFSLPRLKAMRQLVFGMGFAQVAATMLLVALAIGFVSGSALTGFAIGGALAMSSTAIVSKLLTERLELTQPHGQLAIGVLLFQDIAVVPLLILLPAFAGGSETLWLDLAKAGGKVMVVLALLLFFGQRLVRPWFHLVARQRSGELFMINVLLVTLGVAWLTELSGLSLALGAFVAGMLISETEYRYQVEEDIKPFRDILLGFFFITVGMRLELSVLFSRFGEVLLMLLLLLPLKLGVVLGLGRMLGHRANDSMRAALALAQGGEFGFVLLALSMNLKLVAAPMAQAAIAAILISMLIAPFLIMHGERITRRLIKQDWMLQSLDLHQMLVASMSKSEHVLICGYGRSGQALARLLEAENINLFALDMDPERVREAGEAGDQVVFGDAGKKEVLIAAGLMRAKVVVVTFADTHAALRILHAVREVRPELPVIVRTVDDSEMDVLRGAGADEVVAEVMEGSLMLASQALMEAGVPPSRVLRRIRAVREERYDLFRGFFRGSSDEVESLDEALVPRLLSVQVCGGAAAIGHPLGALKLAELGVEIKAIRRQRARRTDFDDAFEISPDDVLVLLGTPEQLALAESRILQGD, encoded by the coding sequence ATGCATTCCATGGCCCCCATTGTTCTCGTTCTGCTGGCCGCCGTCCTGGTGGTGACCTTGTGCCGCAGCCTGAAAGTGCCGGCCATGCTGGGCTACCTGGTGGTGGGCTTCCTGGCCGGGCCGGGGGTGATGAGCCTGATTCCGCAAGGCGAGGAAACCGCGTTTCTGGGCGAGATCGGCATCGTCTTCATGATGTTCACCATAGGCCTGGAGTTTTCCTTGCCCAGGCTGAAAGCGATGCGGCAGCTGGTGTTCGGCATGGGATTCGCCCAGGTGGCGGCCACCATGCTGCTGGTGGCGCTCGCCATCGGCTTTGTCAGCGGCAGCGCCTTGACCGGCTTTGCCATCGGCGGGGCGCTGGCGATGTCGTCCACCGCCATCGTCAGCAAACTGCTGACTGAAAGACTGGAGCTGACGCAGCCGCATGGCCAGCTGGCCATAGGCGTGCTGCTGTTCCAGGATATCGCCGTCGTCCCCTTGCTGATCCTGTTGCCGGCTTTCGCCGGCGGCAGCGAAACCTTATGGCTGGACTTGGCCAAGGCCGGCGGCAAAGTGATGGTGGTGCTGGCCTTGCTGTTGTTTTTCGGCCAGCGGCTGGTGCGGCCCTGGTTTCACCTGGTGGCGCGGCAGCGCTCCGGCGAGCTGTTCATGATCAATGTGCTGCTGGTCACGCTGGGCGTGGCCTGGCTCACCGAGTTGTCGGGCCTGAGCCTGGCCCTGGGCGCTTTCGTGGCCGGCATGCTGATCTCGGAAACCGAATACCGCTACCAGGTGGAAGAGGACATCAAGCCTTTCCGCGACATTCTGCTGGGCTTCTTCTTTATAACGGTCGGCATGCGGCTGGAGCTGTCGGTCTTGTTCAGCCGCTTCGGCGAAGTGTTGCTGATGCTGTTGCTGTTGCTGCCCTTGAAGCTGGGCGTGGTGCTGGGCTTGGGGCGCATGCTCGGCCATCGCGCCAATGATTCGATGCGCGCCGCGCTGGCGCTGGCGCAAGGCGGCGAATTCGGCTTCGTGCTGCTGGCATTGTCGATGAATCTCAAGCTGGTGGCCGCGCCGATGGCGCAGGCCGCCATCGCCGCCATCCTGATCTCCATGCTGATCGCGCCTTTCCTGATCATGCACGGCGAACGCATCACCCGCCGCCTGATCAAGCAGGACTGGATGCTGCAATCGCTGGACCTGCACCAGATGCTGGTGGCAAGCATGAGCAAGAGCGAGCACGTGCTGATTTGCGGCTATGGCCGCAGCGGCCAGGCGCTGGCGCGGCTGCTGGAGGCGGAAAACATCAATCTGTTCGCTCTGGACATGGACCCGGAGCGGGTGCGCGAGGCCGGCGAGGCGGGCGATCAGGTGGTGTTCGGCGATGCCGGCAAGAAAGAGGTGCTGATCGCCGCCGGCCTGATGCGGGCCAAGGTGGTGGTGGTGACTTTCGCCGACACCCACGCCGCCCTGCGCATTCTGCACGCGGTGCGCGAGGTGCGGCCTGAGCTGCCGGTCATTGTGCGCACAGTGGACGACAGCGAGATGGATGTGCTGCGCGGCGCGGGCGCGGACGAGGTGGTGGCCGAGGTGATGGAGGGCAGCCTGATGCTGGCTTCGCAGGCCTTGATGGAGGCCGGCGTGCCGCCCAGCCGCGTGTTGCGCCGCATCCGGGCGGTGCGGGAGGAGCGCTACGACCTGTTCCGCGGCTTTTTCCGCGGCAGCAGCGATGAGGTGGAGAGTCTGGACGAGGCGCTGGTGCCGCGCCTGCTCAGCGTGCAGGTTTGCGGCGGGGCGGCGGCGATCGGCCATCCCTTGGGCGCGTTGAAGCTGGCCGAATTGGGTGTGGAAATCAAGGCGATCCGCCGCCAGCGCGCCAGGCGGACAGACTTTGACGACGCTTTCGAGATATCGCCCGACGATGTGCTGGTGCTGCTGGGCACGCCGGAGCAACTGGCCTTGGCGGAGTCGAGGATTCTGCAAGGCGACTGA
- a CDS encoding SIS domain-containing protein, giving the protein MEKIHASRRLELAREVLCTEASALSTLAEKLNGDFLEAVDAILSCRGRVIVTGMGKSGHVGRKIAATLASTGTPAFFVHPAEAAHGDLGMITGGDIVIALSNSGESGEVVSLLPALKLKGSKLIAISGREDSSLAQAADILLHTHVEREACPLNLAPTTSTTAQIALGDALAVTLMEVRGFGKSDFALSHPGGSLGRRLLVHVRDLMHSGDALPRVAPGTLLKDALLEMSQKRLGMVTVCDADNALLGIYTDGDLRRTLANAADVYSLKIDEVMSPTPRTIHQDKLAAEAGFVMKEKQITSLVAVDDAGKLAGVIHMHDLLREGVF; this is encoded by the coding sequence ATGGAAAAAATTCACGCCTCCCGCCGCCTGGAATTGGCGCGCGAAGTTCTGTGCACGGAAGCCTCAGCCCTCTCCACGCTGGCGGAGAAATTGAATGGCGATTTTCTCGAAGCCGTGGACGCCATCCTGTCCTGCCGGGGCCGGGTGATCGTCACCGGCATGGGCAAATCCGGCCATGTCGGCCGCAAGATCGCCGCCACGCTGGCCAGCACCGGCACGCCGGCCTTTTTCGTCCATCCGGCCGAGGCCGCGCATGGCGACCTGGGCATGATCACCGGCGGCGACATCGTGATCGCGCTGTCCAATTCGGGCGAGTCCGGCGAGGTGGTCTCTCTGCTGCCGGCGCTCAAGCTGAAAGGCAGCAAGCTGATCGCCATTTCCGGCCGGGAAGACTCCTCGCTGGCGCAAGCGGCGGACATTCTGCTGCACACCCACGTGGAGCGCGAGGCCTGCCCGCTGAATCTGGCGCCCACCACCAGCACTACGGCGCAGATCGCGCTGGGCGACGCGCTGGCGGTCACGCTGATGGAAGTGCGCGGCTTCGGCAAGAGCGATTTCGCGCTGTCCCATCCCGGCGGCAGCCTGGGTCGCCGCCTGCTGGTGCATGTGCGCGATCTGATGCACAGCGGCGACGCCCTGCCGCGCGTCGCGCCCGGCACGCTGCTGAAGGACGCGCTGCTGGAAATGTCGCAGAAGCGGCTGGGCATGGTGACGGTTTGCGATGCGGACAATGCGCTGCTGGGCATCTATACCGACGGCGATTTGCGCCGCACGCTGGCCAATGCCGCCGATGTCTACAGTTTGAAAATCGATGAGGTGATGAGCCCGACTCCGCGCACCATCCATCAAGACAAGCTGGCCGCGGAAGCGGGCTTCGTGATGAAGGAAAAGCAGATCACCAGCCTGGTAGCCGTGGACGACGCAGGCAAACTCGCCGGCGTGATCCACATGCACGATCTGTTGCGCGAAGGCGTCTTTTGA
- a CDS encoding HAD family hydrolase — protein sequence MRMISEQARKVKLLIMDVDGVMTDGRIYYNAQGEESKSFYVQDGLGLRLLQSTGVQLAIISGRADRCVEHRAKALKIDHYYGGVHDKKVALADVLKKTGLTAEQCAFIGDDLIDLPILTRVGLAVAVPEAPPQVRQHCHYVTGNPGGHGAVRELTEMIMQAQGTFDAIVNGYLE from the coding sequence ATGCGAATGATTTCCGAGCAGGCCCGCAAGGTGAAGCTGCTGATCATGGATGTGGACGGCGTCATGACCGACGGCCGCATCTACTACAACGCCCAGGGCGAAGAGAGCAAATCGTTCTATGTGCAAGACGGCCTCGGCCTGCGCCTGCTGCAATCCACCGGCGTGCAACTGGCCATCATCTCCGGCCGCGCCGACCGTTGCGTCGAACATCGCGCCAAGGCGCTGAAGATCGACCACTACTATGGCGGCGTCCACGACAAGAAGGTGGCGCTGGCCGACGTATTGAAAAAGACCGGCCTGACCGCCGAGCAATGCGCCTTCATCGGCGACGATCTGATCGACCTGCCCATCCTGACCCGCGTCGGCCTGGCCGTCGCCGTGCCGGAAGCGCCGCCGCAGGTTCGTCAGCATTGCCATTACGTCACCGGCAATCCCGGCGGCCATGGCGCGGTGCGCGAGCTGACCGAAATGATCATGCAGGCGCAAGGCACCTTCGACGCCATCGTGAACGGATATCTGGAATGA
- the lptC gene encoding LPS export ABC transporter periplasmic protein LptC — protein MNRLLRSHRLFPVLLIGLTAMLTLWLDQISRWDTHKRDLDPDKPEYVAEHITATRYDPQGKLQDRMIADRMWQYPSKPDAFFEHPELFQYQQGVMQYHVIGDSGRYNNKTRQAYFDKKVTLIKPADSKQPETRLQSSAMLVDTAKNVASSQAPSVAYQGKSEAHSIGFVYQQQLGLLNLLSKTKIIYAK, from the coding sequence ATGAACCGACTGCTGCGCTCACATCGCCTGTTTCCGGTGCTGCTGATCGGCCTCACCGCCATGCTGACGCTATGGCTGGACCAGATTTCGCGCTGGGACACCCACAAGCGCGATCTCGACCCCGACAAACCGGAATACGTGGCCGAACATATCACCGCCACCCGCTACGATCCGCAAGGCAAGCTGCAGGACCGGATGATCGCGGACCGAATGTGGCAATACCCCAGCAAGCCGGACGCTTTCTTCGAACACCCCGAGCTGTTCCAGTATCAGCAAGGCGTGATGCAATACCATGTCATCGGCGACAGCGGCCGCTACAACAACAAAACCCGGCAAGCGTACTTCGACAAGAAGGTCACGCTGATCAAGCCCGCCGACAGCAAACAGCCGGAAACCCGCTTGCAGAGCAGCGCCATGCTGGTGGACACCGCCAAGAATGTCGCCAGCTCCCAAGCGCCGTCGGTGGCCTACCAAGGAAAATCGGAGGCCCACTCCATCGGGTTCGTTTATCAACAGCAATTGGGCCTGCTCAATCTGCTCTCCAAGACCAAGATCATCTATGCCAAATAA
- the lptA gene encoding lipopolysaccharide transport periplasmic protein LptA, with protein sequence MPNNTRTLLASLLLAASALAHAELADRDKPVEITSDNGCVMDQIKGVSTCSGNVVVVQGTLRLNSDRLVVTQDKAGNQTLHATGRIVTFRQKMDNNQGWVEGQTSQLDYDSAKNLAVLTGNARVKRNGDLSIGTIIRYNTLDQTYEVVGGGAAAGAQGRTTVIIQPKKTASQPAAASKPAAGSAKP encoded by the coding sequence ATGCCAAATAACACCCGCACTCTGCTGGCCAGCCTGCTGCTGGCCGCTTCCGCTTTGGCGCACGCCGAGCTGGCCGACCGCGACAAACCAGTGGAAATCACCAGCGACAACGGCTGCGTAATGGATCAGATCAAGGGCGTGTCCACCTGCTCCGGCAATGTGGTGGTGGTGCAAGGCACCTTGCGCCTGAACTCCGACAGATTAGTCGTCACCCAAGACAAGGCCGGCAATCAGACGCTGCACGCCACCGGCCGCATCGTGACTTTCCGTCAAAAGATGGATAACAACCAAGGCTGGGTGGAAGGCCAAACCAGCCAGCTGGATTACGACAGCGCCAAGAACCTGGCGGTGCTGACCGGCAATGCCCGCGTCAAGCGCAATGGCGACCTCTCCATCGGCACGATCATCCGCTACAACACGCTGGATCAAACCTATGAAGTGGTCGGCGGCGGCGCGGCGGCCGGCGCGCAAGGCCGCACCACCGTGATCATCCAGCCGAAGAAAACCGCCTCCCAGCCCGCCGCTGCCAGCAAGCCGGCGGCAGGGAGCGCCAAGCCATGA
- the lptB gene encoding LPS export ABC transporter ATP-binding protein yields the protein MKPSTLSVAHLKKRFKKRTVVKDVSLQISSGEVVGLLGPNGAGKTTSFYMIVGLIGADDGEIQLDGESITHYAIHQRAQMGLGYLPQEASIFRRMTVEENIAAILEISGRKGKQLEKELDLLLDDLNIAHLRDSNALSLSGGERRRVEIARVLATRPRFILLDEPFAGVDPIAVIDIQKIISFLKGRGIGVLITDHNVRETLRICDRAYIISDGSVLASGEPEELVNNERVREVYLGEHFHL from the coding sequence ATGAAGCCCAGCACCCTCTCCGTCGCCCACCTGAAAAAGCGCTTCAAGAAGCGCACCGTGGTCAAAGACGTCTCGCTGCAGATCTCCAGCGGCGAAGTCGTCGGCCTGCTCGGCCCCAACGGCGCCGGCAAAACCACCAGCTTCTACATGATCGTCGGCCTGATCGGCGCCGACGACGGCGAAATCCAGCTCGACGGCGAAAGCATCACCCACTACGCCATCCACCAGCGCGCGCAGATGGGCCTGGGCTATTTGCCGCAAGAAGCTTCCATCTTCCGCCGCATGACGGTGGAAGAGAACATCGCCGCCATCCTGGAGATTTCTGGCCGCAAGGGCAAACAGCTGGAAAAAGAGCTGGACCTGCTGCTGGACGACCTCAACATCGCCCACTTGCGCGACAGCAATGCCTTGTCGCTGTCCGGCGGCGAGCGCCGCCGCGTGGAGATCGCCCGCGTGCTGGCCACCCGTCCGCGCTTCATCCTGCTGGACGAGCCGTTCGCCGGCGTGGACCCGATCGCGGTGATCGACATCCAGAAGATCATCTCCTTCCTCAAGGGCCGCGGCATCGGCGTGCTGATCACCGACCACAACGTCCGCGAAACGCTGCGCATCTGCGACCGCGCCTACATCATCAGCGACGGCTCGGTGCTGGCTTCCGGCGAACCCGAAGAACTGGTCAATAACGAGAGAGTGCGCGAGGTCTACCTCGGCGAACACTTCCATCTGTAA